One window from the genome of Chloroflexaceae bacterium encodes:
- a CDS encoding cyclic nucleotide-binding domain-containing protein — MHSTFVEHLRRVEMFGGLSDEELFQVAAMCKPLRMPAGHEVFHEGDEGDEMMVILEGCVRISITTRLPEGVMAPSTINMLYSGQSFGEMVLLGSATRSATVTCVDPCIFLVIRERDFAALCERNPRIGYRVMRNIASDLAYKLRASNLLLRGNIRWQHNELGRRH, encoded by the coding sequence ATGCACTCAACCTTTGTTGAACATCTGCGGCGAGTGGAAATGTTCGGCGGCCTGAGCGACGAAGAACTGTTTCAGGTTGCGGCGATGTGCAAACCGCTGCGCATGCCGGCGGGACATGAGGTGTTTCACGAGGGCGACGAAGGCGACGAAATGATGGTGATCCTCGAGGGCTGCGTGCGCATCTCGATCACCACTCGCCTCCCCGAGGGCGTCATGGCGCCAAGCACCATCAACATGCTCTACAGCGGCCAGAGCTTTGGTGAGATGGTGCTGCTCGGCAGCGCCACTCGCTCGGCCACCGTCACCTGTGTTGACCCGTGCATCTTCCTGGTGATCCGGGAGCGGGACTTCGCGGCCCTCTGCGAGCGCAATCCACGCATCGGCTACCGGGTGATGCGAAATATCGCCTCAGACCTGGCCTATAAGCTGCGCGCCTCCAACCTGCTGCTGCGCGGCAACATCCGCTGGCAGCACAACGAACTGGGGCGCCGGCATTGA
- the ribH gene encoding 6,7-dimethyl-8-ribityllumazine synthase — translation MGRTFEGHLIGAGLKFGIVISRFNDAIGRELLRGAQEMLIRHGVAEGDIDVIWVPGAFEVPQAARWIARRKGAPPQRSYYDAIICLGVVIRGATPHFDYVAGQAASGIASAAFDTGLPITFGMVTAESLEQALERAGTKAGNRGAEAAIAAIEMANLRRLLED, via the coding sequence GTGGGACGGACATTTGAAGGGCATCTCATCGGCGCCGGGCTGAAATTTGGCATTGTGATCTCTCGTTTCAATGACGCTATCGGCAGGGAACTCCTTCGCGGGGCGCAGGAGATGCTGATCCGCCACGGAGTTGCCGAGGGCGATATTGACGTTATCTGGGTGCCGGGCGCCTTTGAGGTTCCTCAGGCGGCCCGATGGATAGCCCGACGCAAAGGCGCTCCACCACAGCGCTCGTATTACGATGCGATCATTTGCCTGGGCGTCGTGATCCGCGGCGCAACCCCGCATTTCGACTATGTGGCAGGCCAGGCAGCCAGCGGGATCGCCTCGGCAGCTTTCGATACAGGGTTGCCGATAACCTTTGGGATGGTGACCGCGGAGAGTCTCGAACAGGCGCTCGAACGGGCAGGAACCAAAGCGGGTAATCGTGGCGCCGAGGCTGCCATCGCTGCGATTGAAATGGCGAACCTGCGACGTCTTCTGGAGGACTGA
- a CDS encoding riboflavin synthase, which produces MFTGIVEEIGTVKELIEVAGGWSLTVQASTVLEATGLGDSLAVNGVCLTVTNTTDSDFTVGLSPETLRRTNLGDLRLGDRVNLERSLALNGRIGGHFVQGHIDGTGVIRAFRPEGDSLWVTVAAPGELLRYIVPKGYIAVDGTSLTVVDVLEDAFTFMLVAYTQQHITLPHKPVGSRVNLEVDILGKYVERLMREAHDAYRQH; this is translated from the coding sequence ATGTTCACAGGCATTGTAGAGGAAATCGGAACAGTCAAGGAACTCATCGAAGTCGCGGGAGGCTGGTCACTCACCGTGCAGGCTTCTACGGTGCTGGAAGCTACTGGTCTCGGAGACAGCCTTGCCGTCAACGGCGTATGTCTGACGGTGACCAACACGACCGATTCCGACTTCACCGTCGGCCTCTCGCCGGAAACCCTGCGGCGGACCAATCTGGGCGATCTGCGTCTCGGCGACAGAGTAAACCTGGAACGTTCGCTGGCGTTGAATGGACGCATCGGCGGGCACTTCGTCCAGGGACACATTGATGGCACAGGCGTGATCCGCGCGTTCCGACCAGAGGGCGACTCGCTGTGGGTAACCGTCGCGGCGCCGGGTGAATTGCTGCGCTACATCGTTCCCAAAGGCTACATCGCGGTAGACGGTACAAGTCTGACCGTGGTGGATGTCCTTGAAGACGCCTTCACTTTCATGCTGGTTGCTTACACTCAACAGCACATTACCCTGCCACACAAGCCTGTTGGCAGCCGGGTCAATCTGGAAGTGGACATCCTCGGAAAATACGTCGAGCGACTCATGCGTGAGGCTCACGATGCCTATCGCCAGCATTGA
- the ribD gene encoding bifunctional diaminohydroxyphosphoribosylaminopyrimidine deaminase/5-amino-6-(5-phosphoribosylamino)uracil reductase RibD, with protein sequence MERALELARQAEGRTSPNPMVGAVIVNGGRIVGEGRHRRAGMPHAEIEALRMAGEAARGATLYVTLEPCAHHGRTPPCTEAIIAAGITEVYYAVPDPNPLVNGQGHARLAAAGIRVQRGLCEAAARELNRPFFKYVATGRPYVTAKVAMSLDGKIATSTGASRWITGEASRQQVHALRNVSDAILVGAGTVLADDPELTTRLPPNQGYAPHHPLRIVADSRGRVPRSARVFDPALPGQTVLATTQATPAAHCSALQERGVEVWILPADRHGRVALPALLDAIGQRGMLTLLVEGGSEILGTCIAERLVDRLWLFIAPIIIGGRTAPGPIGGPGATTLLEATRVRGMRIAKLDNAALTSWSELRSDNDLWIQAELYYQEESPCSQAL encoded by the coding sequence ATGGAACGAGCGTTGGAACTGGCGCGTCAGGCTGAGGGCCGCACCAGTCCCAACCCTATGGTTGGAGCGGTCATTGTCAATGGTGGCCGGATCGTAGGTGAAGGGCGCCATCGTCGCGCGGGAATGCCCCATGCCGAGATCGAGGCGCTGCGCATGGCCGGCGAGGCCGCGCGCGGGGCGACCCTGTATGTCACGCTGGAGCCGTGTGCGCATCACGGACGCACCCCTCCATGCACCGAGGCCATCATCGCCGCTGGCATCACCGAGGTGTACTATGCCGTCCCAGACCCCAACCCGCTGGTCAACGGACAGGGCCACGCCCGCCTTGCAGCGGCCGGGATCAGGGTCCAGCGCGGTTTATGCGAGGCGGCGGCGCGCGAGTTGAATCGCCCGTTCTTCAAATACGTGGCGACCGGCAGGCCTTATGTAACCGCCAAGGTCGCCATGAGCCTCGATGGTAAGATTGCCACTTCCACCGGCGCTTCACGGTGGATCACCGGCGAGGCGTCACGCCAGCAGGTGCATGCTCTGCGCAATGTCAGCGACGCGATCCTGGTCGGCGCGGGCACTGTGCTGGCTGATGATCCCGAATTGACCACGCGCCTGCCGCCTAATCAGGGCTATGCGCCGCACCATCCCCTGCGCATCGTGGCCGACAGTCGGGGGCGTGTGCCACGGTCGGCCCGCGTCTTCGACCCGGCGTTGCCTGGACAAACCGTGCTGGCAACGACACAGGCTACGCCTGCCGCTCACTGTAGCGCCCTCCAGGAACGCGGCGTTGAGGTGTGGATTCTGCCCGCTGATCGCCACGGGCGCGTTGCACTGCCAGCATTGCTCGATGCCATTGGACAGCGCGGGATGCTGACCCTGCTCGTTGAAGGCGGGAGTGAGATCCTGGGTACGTGCATCGCCGAGCGGCTGGTGGACCGGCTCTGGCTCTTCATCGCACCTATCATCATTGGAGGGCGCACGGCGCCTGGTCCAATTGGCGGACCCGGGGCGACAACCCTGCTTGAGGCGACACGAGTCCGGGGTATGCGCATTGCCAAGCTGGACAACGCCGCACTGACATCCTGGTCGGAGTTGCGGTCCGATAATGACCTGTGGATCCAGGCTGAGCTGTATTATCAGGAGGAATCCCCATGTTCACAGGCATTGTAG
- a CDS encoding site-specific DNA-methyltransferase, which produces MAPHPFNNSNASLIARFVDLDDIELLDKELSQRFKERFVVQAPFSRLLVSFQANKSRPVYRWYKYKEAFSASLVEHFFNRYKITAGKILDPFAGSGTTLLAASAIGIDADGIELLPVGREIVAVKQILYTEFTHEDFERLSQWSEQKPWQKSEVCVPLPELRITKGAYPEETKQAIEKYMGLIQQENSKVQAVLRFVLLCVVESISFTRKDGQYLRWDVRSGRKQGKKIFNKGDIPSFDEAICDKINEILVDVSPNHQATLFPAEKPHGRIRLYNGSCLEILPQLPDCEYDAIITSPPYCNRYDYTRTYALELALLGVTAAELSRLRQEMLSCTVENRAKDLLNINPKWTKALSAADEQQLLQSILTYLDRQKAQGALNNNGIPGMIRGYFYEMACVIAECARVLKPGSPLFMVNDNVRYAGASISVDMILSDIAERLGFYVENIFVLPDGKGNSSQQMGEYGREKLRKCIYVWRKQ; this is translated from the coding sequence ATGGCACCGCATCCCTTCAACAACTCAAATGCTTCGTTAATCGCTCGTTTTGTGGATCTTGATGATATAGAACTTCTTGATAAAGAGTTATCTCAGCGTTTTAAGGAGAGATTTGTCGTTCAAGCCCCGTTTTCTCGTCTTCTGGTTAGTTTTCAGGCTAATAAATCCAGGCCCGTCTACCGCTGGTATAAGTACAAGGAGGCGTTTTCGGCCTCGCTAGTCGAACATTTCTTTAATAGGTACAAAATAACCGCAGGAAAAATACTTGACCCATTTGCTGGAAGTGGAACCACGCTTCTGGCGGCAAGCGCAATCGGTATTGATGCGGATGGTATCGAGCTGTTGCCTGTTGGTCGTGAAATAGTTGCTGTTAAACAAATATTATATACAGAGTTTACACACGAGGATTTTGAACGATTGAGTCAATGGTCAGAACAAAAGCCCTGGCAGAAATCTGAAGTGTGTGTTCCTTTGCCTGAGTTGCGTATTACCAAAGGAGCTTATCCTGAGGAAACGAAACAGGCTATTGAAAAATATATGGGTCTGATTCAGCAGGAGAATAGCAAGGTCCAGGCCGTATTGCGTTTTGTTTTACTATGCGTCGTGGAGTCTATTAGTTTCACCCGCAAGGACGGGCAGTATTTGCGTTGGGATGTTCGTTCGGGACGAAAACAAGGCAAAAAAATTTTTAACAAAGGTGATATACCGAGTTTTGATGAGGCTATTTGCGACAAGATTAACGAAATATTAGTTGATGTGTCTCCAAATCATCAGGCGACTTTGTTTCCCGCTGAAAAACCCCATGGTCGGATTCGTTTGTATAATGGATCATGCCTGGAGATTCTTCCCCAATTGCCCGATTGTGAATACGACGCAATTATAACTTCACCGCCATACTGCAACCGCTATGACTATACACGCACATACGCATTGGAACTTGCGCTTTTGGGCGTAACTGCCGCCGAGTTGTCAAGGCTTCGTCAGGAGATGCTAAGTTGCACTGTAGAAAATCGCGCGAAAGATCTGCTGAATATTAACCCGAAATGGACGAAAGCTCTCTCCGCTGCTGATGAGCAACAACTGCTTCAATCTATTCTAACGTATCTGGACCGACAAAAAGCGCAGGGCGCCCTTAACAACAATGGCATTCCTGGAATGATCCGAGGCTACTTCTATGAAATGGCATGCGTTATCGCCGAGTGTGCGCGTGTCTTAAAACCTGGCTCGCCGTTATTCATGGTTAATGATAATGTGCGATACGCAGGCGCCAGTATTTCCGTAGATATGATTCTGTCAGATATCGCGGAAAGATTAGGGTTCTACGTTGAAAATATTTTTGTCTTGCCAGATGGCAAAGGCAACAGCAGCCAGCAGATGGGTGAATATGGAAGGGAGAAGTTGCGTAAGTGCATTTACGTTTGGAGAAAACAGTGA
- a CDS encoding type II restriction endonuclease, protein MSLPPYRSHLSSSSDLVTTYEDTRAGFVALALEKNRRATPYVAEARALQSAASKAKRPSDLLTIKGIESGLLTAAGLSDKAQVHLLQTDKDEAINNLIKNFLEPAGAKFVEELVFRFLLTRGDALGGSMRNIGGVLAERKVSRSIISTLRIAGVAYKWQDAKTRQWLDMKDDDPDVELSLRGLSWQIKGKPRTLIYNLTVPLVKNNVDICLFDLNPADLHKETCNSAKSYIALGELKGGIDPAGADEHWKTARTALERIRVAFAKQGHTPYTFFIGAAIEKKMAAEIWEQLSAGQLANAANLNHPDQVASISRWLCML, encoded by the coding sequence ATGTCTTTGCCTCCATATCGAAGCCATCTGAGCTCAAGTAGCGATCTCGTCACGACCTATGAAGATACGCGCGCAGGATTTGTTGCTCTCGCGCTCGAAAAGAACCGTCGTGCTACACCATATGTAGCTGAGGCTCGGGCTCTTCAATCTGCCGCATCAAAAGCTAAACGACCGTCTGATTTACTAACCATTAAGGGCATCGAGTCGGGCCTGCTCACTGCAGCGGGATTATCTGACAAAGCTCAAGTTCATCTACTTCAGACAGACAAAGACGAAGCTATCAATAATTTGATAAAGAACTTCCTTGAGCCAGCGGGTGCTAAGTTTGTTGAAGAGCTTGTATTCAGATTCTTGCTAACACGTGGAGATGCACTGGGTGGTTCGATGCGCAACATAGGTGGTGTGCTGGCAGAGCGAAAAGTCTCCAGATCTATAATTTCTACCCTGAGAATAGCCGGTGTAGCGTACAAGTGGCAGGATGCTAAGACCAGACAATGGCTCGATATGAAAGATGACGACCCGGACGTCGAACTGTCCTTACGAGGGTTGAGTTGGCAAATAAAAGGCAAGCCACGAACACTGATTTATAATCTGACCGTTCCTCTAGTTAAAAATAATGTGGATATATGTTTGTTTGATCTGAACCCCGCTGATTTGCACAAAGAAACTTGCAACTCAGCTAAATCGTACATTGCTCTTGGTGAACTTAAGGGAGGCATTGATCCGGCAGGAGCGGATGAGCATTGGAAAACTGCGCGAACTGCTCTTGAGCGTATACGTGTAGCTTTTGCTAAACAAGGTCATACTCCTTACACCTTTTTTATAGGTGCGGCAATCGAGAAGAAAATGGCTGCTGAAATATGGGAGCAATTGAGTGCGGGACAGCTTGCTAACGCTGCTAACTTGAATCACCCCGATCAGGTCGCATCAATTTCGCGCTGGTTGTGTATGCTCTAA
- a CDS encoding CPBP family intramembrane metalloprotease, translating into MNARVAAPQLSGRLLAYFALAYALSWSIGIALALAAHGLIAPILPRWFHYLIAYGPLLAAVIVTGATEGRRGLQELWARVARWRVEPIWWLVALSPLLIGLAVILSVDLLTDNPITLAQLGEVHFLPPLGIGALLLWIFTFGIGEEAGWRGYALPRLQKAHNALNATIILTIFWAFWHLPQFFYLFDPAIAPGWALGLFAGALVFTWLFNSTGGSVLVVALAHGCFNFISASNAGNGVLAAVISTVVMVWAVVVVFLYKPKHLSRRARVTV; encoded by the coding sequence ATGAACGCGAGGGTCGCCGCCCCTCAGCTCTCCGGTCGTCTGCTTGCCTATTTCGCGCTGGCCTATGCCCTCTCCTGGTCCATCGGCATCGCCCTGGCCCTGGCCGCCCACGGACTGATCGCGCCCATCCTTCCCCGATGGTTTCACTATCTCATCGCCTATGGCCCCCTGCTCGCCGCCGTCATCGTGACCGGGGCGACCGAGGGGCGACGGGGATTGCAGGAGCTATGGGCGCGCGTCGCCAGGTGGCGCGTCGAGCCGATCTGGTGGCTTGTCGCCCTATCCCCGCTTTTGATCGGGCTGGCAGTCATCCTGTCCGTCGATCTCCTGACTGACAACCCCATTACGCTCGCGCAGCTCGGCGAGGTGCATTTTCTTCCTCCCCTGGGCATCGGCGCGCTGCTGCTGTGGATCTTTACCTTCGGAATCGGTGAAGAGGCAGGCTGGCGCGGGTATGCCCTGCCGCGCTTGCAGAAGGCCCACAACGCGCTGAATGCCACGATCATCCTGACGATCTTCTGGGCATTCTGGCACCTGCCGCAGTTCTTCTATCTCTTTGACCCGGCCATCGCCCCGGGATGGGCGCTGGGGTTGTTCGCCGGGGCGCTCGTGTTTACCTGGCTATTTAACAGCACCGGCGGCAGTGTGCTCGTTGTGGCGCTCGCGCACGGCTGTTTCAATTTCATTTCGGCCTCGAACGCCGGCAACGGCGTGCTTGCCGCCGTCATCAGCACCGTGGTGATGGTGTGGGCGGTGGTAGTGGTGTTCCTGTACAAACCGAAGCATCTGTCACGCCGCGCCAGGGTCACAGTTTGA
- the phaC gene encoding class III poly(R)-hydroxyalkanoic acid synthase subunit PhaC produces MTQAPVQLNPVETLHELTEMHRKFVEGMRTLSRMRHEDIQVGTTPKEPVYREDKLVLYRYVPVVEQPFPIPILIVYALVNRPAVADLQPDRSLVRNLLAQGMDVYLIDWGYPSRADRYLTLEDYIAGYLDTCVDVVRERHGLEKINLLGICQGGTFSVCYAALYPEKVKNLTVMVAPIDFHATQEGRSGLLNLWGLGLDVDQLVEATGNIPGELMNFGFVMLKPLQLNFQKYLDALEVMDDEQKLLNFLRMEKWIFDSPDLAGEAFRQFVKDFFHENKLVRGEAEIGGRRIDLRRLTMPVLNIYAEQDHLVPPPSTIALGEHVGTSDYTLCAFPVGHIGMYVSGKAQRDLAPTIANWLKARA; encoded by the coding sequence ATGACCCAGGCCCCCGTTCAACTGAACCCGGTTGAGACGCTCCACGAACTGACCGAGATGCATCGTAAGTTCGTGGAGGGCATGCGTACCCTGAGCCGCATGCGCCACGAGGACATCCAGGTGGGTACAACGCCGAAAGAGCCGGTCTACCGCGAGGATAAGCTGGTGCTCTACCGCTACGTCCCTGTGGTCGAGCAGCCGTTTCCCATCCCCATCCTGATCGTGTACGCCCTGGTCAACCGCCCCGCCGTCGCCGACCTGCAACCCGACCGCTCCCTGGTGCGCAATCTGCTGGCCCAGGGCATGGACGTGTACCTGATTGACTGGGGCTACCCCTCGCGGGCCGACCGCTACCTGACCCTCGAAGACTACATCGCTGGCTACCTCGACACCTGTGTAGACGTGGTGCGCGAGCGCCACGGCCTGGAGAAGATCAATCTGCTCGGCATCTGCCAGGGGGGCACCTTCTCGGTCTGCTACGCTGCGCTCTACCCCGAGAAGGTGAAGAACCTGACGGTCATGGTCGCGCCGATTGACTTCCACGCCACCCAGGAGGGACGCAGCGGGCTGCTGAACCTGTGGGGGCTGGGCCTCGACGTGGATCAACTGGTCGAGGCCACCGGCAACATCCCCGGCGAGTTGATGAACTTCGGCTTCGTGATGCTTAAGCCGCTCCAGCTTAACTTCCAGAAGTACCTGGACGCCCTCGAAGTGATGGATGACGAGCAGAAGCTGCTCAACTTTCTGCGCATGGAGAAGTGGATCTTCGATAGCCCGGACCTGGCGGGCGAAGCGTTTCGGCAGTTCGTGAAGGACTTCTTCCACGAAAACAAGCTGGTCCGCGGCGAAGCCGAAATCGGCGGGCGCCGCATTGACCTGCGCCGGCTGACCATGCCGGTGCTGAACATCTACGCCGAGCAGGACCACCTGGTGCCGCCGCCCTCGACCATCGCCCTTGGCGAGCACGTGGGCACGTCCGACTACACTCTGTGCGCCTTCCCCGTCGGACATATCGGCATGTACGTCAGCGGCAAGGCCCAGCGCGATCTGGCGCCAACAATTGCCAACTGGCTCAAGGCCCGGGCGTGA
- a CDS encoding heavy metal translocating P-type ATPase — translation MATLSERIQTAVRSERRFTFDDRILEPLFVILTLAGIVAGGMLERLDVAPAALLAVRVATYFFGGFYAVQAILEGLRERRINVDLLMVLAALGAAYVDAWSEGAILLFLFSLSNVLQNYAMDRTRQAIESLLELRPDTVTVRQGDTLATMPVEEVGVGAVVVLRPGDRVPLDGTILRGSGAFDESALTGESMPVQRSEGDPVLAGTLNQSGALDIVVTKPASESTLARIIGMVSEAQARKARTQSFLDRAEQYYATGVILAVALFIALVPPLFGVPWHENFYTAMVLLTVASPCALVISVPAALLSAIANAARNGVLFKGGAYLEELSKIKVIAFDKTGTLTYGQPVVSDVLPCAGVTTEELLGAVARAEQPSEHPIARAIIAYAEEQGIVVSEPERFEAVTGMGVRASWDGVETLVGAPRLFEHAGTPIPEALLAEADRLADEGRGSVLVARRGAQWLGLVTVMDREREDAAAQIRALRANGIERIVMLTGDNPRVAQAVGRRLGVDEVHAGLMPEDKVRIVSELGAAYGPTAMVGDGVNDAPALASATIGIAMGAAGTDAALETADVVLMRDDLGAIVYAVDLSRRAQRIVWQNIIFAFAVVVALVTLTLTIGVPLPLGVVGHEGSTILVVLNGLRLLVHRG, via the coding sequence ATGGCAACCCTTTCTGAACGCATTCAGACCGCAGTGCGGTCGGAGCGGCGTTTTACCTTTGATGATCGTATCCTGGAACCCCTCTTCGTGATTCTGACCCTGGCGGGCATTGTCGCCGGAGGGATGCTCGAACGCCTTGACGTCGCGCCCGCGGCGCTGCTGGCAGTGCGCGTCGCCACCTACTTCTTCGGCGGGTTCTACGCCGTCCAGGCCATTCTCGAAGGGCTGCGCGAACGCCGGATCAACGTGGATCTGCTGATGGTCCTGGCGGCCCTCGGCGCGGCCTATGTGGACGCCTGGAGCGAGGGGGCGATCCTGTTGTTCCTGTTCTCGCTCAGCAATGTGCTGCAGAACTACGCCATGGATCGCACGCGCCAGGCGATTGAGAGTCTGCTCGAACTGCGCCCCGATACGGTCACCGTGCGCCAGGGCGATACGCTGGCGACCATGCCGGTGGAGGAGGTGGGCGTTGGCGCGGTGGTGGTGCTACGCCCCGGCGACCGGGTGCCGCTGGACGGAACCATTCTCCGCGGCTCGGGCGCATTCGATGAGTCGGCGCTGACCGGCGAGTCGATGCCGGTGCAGCGCAGCGAGGGCGATCCGGTGCTGGCCGGCACGCTCAACCAGAGCGGCGCCCTGGACATCGTGGTCACGAAGCCGGCCAGCGAGAGCACCCTGGCGCGCATCATCGGCATGGTCAGCGAGGCCCAGGCGCGCAAGGCGCGCACGCAGAGCTTCCTCGACCGGGCGGAGCAGTACTATGCCACCGGGGTGATCCTCGCCGTGGCCCTGTTCATCGCCCTGGTTCCGCCGCTGTTCGGCGTGCCCTGGCACGAGAACTTCTACACGGCGATGGTGCTGCTGACGGTGGCCTCGCCCTGCGCCCTGGTGATCAGCGTGCCGGCGGCCCTGCTCAGCGCTATTGCCAATGCCGCCCGCAACGGCGTGCTCTTCAAGGGCGGCGCCTATCTCGAGGAGTTGAGCAAGATCAAGGTCATCGCCTTCGATAAGACCGGCACGCTGACCTATGGCCAGCCGGTGGTGAGTGACGTGCTGCCCTGCGCTGGCGTCACGACCGAGGAGTTGCTGGGCGCCGTGGCCCGCGCCGAGCAGCCCAGCGAACATCCCATCGCGCGAGCGATCATCGCCTATGCCGAGGAGCAGGGCATTGTGGTCAGCGAGCCAGAGCGCTTTGAGGCGGTGACCGGCATGGGCGTGCGCGCCAGTTGGGATGGCGTGGAGACGCTGGTGGGCGCGCCGCGGCTCTTCGAACATGCGGGAACGCCGATCCCTGAAGCGCTGCTGGCCGAGGCCGACCGGCTTGCCGATGAGGGGCGCGGCAGCGTGCTGGTGGCGCGCCGCGGCGCGCAGTGGCTTGGCCTGGTAACGGTGATGGACCGCGAGCGGGAAGACGCTGCTGCGCAGATCCGCGCCCTGCGGGCCAACGGTATCGAGCGCATCGTGATGCTCACCGGCGACAACCCCCGCGTGGCCCAGGCTGTCGGGCGCCGCCTGGGGGTGGATGAGGTCCATGCCGGCCTGATGCCCGAAGATAAGGTGCGTATCGTCAGCGAACTGGGCGCCGCCTATGGCCCCACGGCTATGGTGGGCGATGGGGTCAACGACGCGCCAGCGCTGGCCAGCGCCACAATCGGCATCGCCATGGGCGCTGCCGGCACCGACGCGGCCCTGGAAACCGCCGACGTAGTGCTGATGCGCGACGACCTGGGGGCCATCGTCTACGCCGTGGACCTTAGCCGGCGCGCCCAGCGCATCGTCTGGCAGAACATTATCTTCGCCTTCGCCGTGGTGGTAGCCCTGGTTACATTAACCCTCACTATCGGCGTGCCCCTGCCCCTCGGCGTGGTCGGCCACGAGGGCAGCACCATCCTGGTGGTGCTGAATGGCCTGCGGTTGCTGGTCCATCGAGGGTAG
- a CDS encoding TrmB family transcriptional regulator, which produces MDLLDQLAALGLTEYEAKVYLALLSEHPATGYQISKSSGVPRSMVYEALGRLEGRGAVLKSEEEKATLYRPVSPAVLLDRYEREARERAERLRAELMPLYNRQESGRLWNFSGRREALAYAEELIEGAQHELMLVLTDADVEALRECLTRAHARGVALGVILTGTAEFELGQVVRHPPRETELHQMEETLIVVADEREFLIASGHLFTTATVTTNHNMVLIARQFIWMELFAQRIFARLGPDLLARLSPEDQQVLHF; this is translated from the coding sequence ATGGATCTGCTCGACCAACTGGCAGCCCTGGGGTTGACCGAATACGAAGCTAAAGTCTACCTGGCTCTGCTGAGCGAGCATCCGGCGACGGGCTATCAGATCAGCAAGAGTTCCGGCGTGCCGCGCTCGATGGTGTATGAGGCCCTGGGGCGGCTGGAGGGACGGGGGGCGGTGCTCAAATCCGAGGAGGAGAAGGCCACCCTCTACCGACCGGTCTCGCCGGCGGTGCTGCTGGATCGCTACGAGCGCGAGGCCCGCGAACGGGCCGAGCGGCTGCGGGCCGAGTTGATGCCGCTCTACAACCGGCAGGAGTCAGGGCGGCTGTGGAACTTCAGCGGGCGCCGCGAGGCCCTGGCTTACGCCGAGGAGTTGATCGAGGGCGCGCAGCACGAACTGATGCTTGTGCTTACCGACGCCGATGTCGAGGCCCTGCGCGAGTGCCTGACCCGCGCCCACGCCCGCGGGGTCGCCCTGGGCGTCATTCTCACCGGCACGGCCGAGTTCGAGCTTGGCCAGGTGGTGCGCCATCCGCCGCGCGAGACCGAACTGCACCAGATGGAGGAAACGCTGATCGTCGTCGCCGATGAACGCGAGTTTTTGATCGCCAGCGGTCACCTGTTCACCACCGCCACGGTGACGACCAACCATAATATGGTGCTGATTGCCCGGCAGTTTATCTGGATGGAACTCTTCGCCCAACGCATTTTTGCCCGGCTTGGTCCCGATCTGCTGGCCAGGCTGTCGCCCGAAGACCAGCAGGTGCTGCATTTTTGA
- a CDS encoding DUF393 domain-containing protein, which produces MPRYTLLYDGACRLCTAQIGWIEAYNDAGIIEVLDMRSPEARARFPQVTPEDAQREVHLVAPDGTLYRGADAVRETLLRLPALRGLGELMRLPGAMLFARPMYAWIARNRYLLGGRADACDDGVCRP; this is translated from the coding sequence ATGCCTCGCTATACGCTGCTCTACGATGGCGCATGCCGGCTCTGCACCGCCCAGATTGGCTGGATCGAAGCCTATAATGATGCCGGCATCATCGAAGTGCTTGATATGCGCTCGCCCGAGGCTCGCGCGCGCTTCCCGCAGGTCACTCCCGAAGACGCGCAGCGTGAAGTGCATCTGGTGGCCCCTGACGGCACGCTCTATCGCGGCGCCGATGCGGTGCGCGAAACGTTGCTGCGCCTGCCGGCTCTGCGTGGCCTCGGCGAGTTGATGCGCCTCCCCGGGGCTATGCTCTTCGCCCGCCCGATGTATGCCTGGATCGCCCGGAACCGTTACCTCCTTGGGGGGCGCGCTGATGCCTGCGATGACGGCGTGTGCCGGCCCTAG